One Tamandua tetradactyla isolate mTamTet1 chromosome 20, mTamTet1.pri, whole genome shotgun sequence DNA segment encodes these proteins:
- the ZFP62 gene encoding zinc finger protein 62 homolog isoform X2: protein MRGTEDEESTETYENCGNAESKWPKIESLHKDYMQESKVGETCDWGSKLENQLEKPKGTRIKEEKSGIRGMIGKAKHMANIKTEQEDEAPEESLYLSSKHVTHQTVHIEQQSSEQHKWVESINGSSHPSLQQNTSAIKKLHKCDECGKFFKYNSRLVQHKIMHTGEKRYECDDCGGTFRSSSSLRVHKRIHTGEKPYKCEECGKAYMSYSSLINHKSTHSGEKNCKCDECGKSFNYSSVLDQHKRIHTGEKPYECGECGKAFRNSSGLRVHKRIHTGEKPYECDTCGKTFSNSSGLRVHKRIHTGEKPYECDECGKAFITCRTLLNHKSIHFGDKPYKCDECEKSFNYSSLLIQHKVIHTGEKPYECDECGKAFRNSSGLIVHKRIHTGEKPYKCDVCGKAFSYSSGLAVHKSIHPGKKAHECKECGKSFSYNSLLLQHKTIHTGERPYGCDVCGKTFRNNAGLKVHRRIHTGEKPYKCDVCGKAYISRSSLKNHKGIHLGEKPYKCSYCEKSFNYSSALEQHKRIHTREKPFGCDACGKAFRNNSGLKVHKRIHTGERPYKCEECGKAYISLSSLINHKSVHPGEKPYKCDDCEKAFITYRTLVNHKKIHLGEKPYKCDVCEKSFNYTSLLSQHKRVHTREKPYECDRCEKVFRNNSSLKVHKRIHTGEKPYECDVCGKAYISHSSLINHKSTHPGKTPYTCDECGKAFFSSRTLTSHKRVHLGEKPFKCVECGKSFSYSSLLSQHKRIHTGEKPYICDRCGKAFRNSSGLTVHKRIHTGEKPYECDECGKAYISHSSLINHKSIHRGKQSYNCECGKSFNYRSVLDQHKRIHTGKKPYRCNACGKAFNIRSNLTKHRRTHTGEESLNVTNMGNHSVTLQKRTLEGGNALDGTRMRLSVEDRAYQISESTHGRRTL, encoded by the coding sequence ATGAGGGGTACTGAAGATGAGGAATCAACTGAAACATATGAAAACTGTGGAAATGCAGAATCTAAGTGGCCAAAAATAGAAAGTCTTCACAAGGATTATATGCAGGAATCTAAGGTTGGTGAAACTTGTGATTGGGGTAGCAAGTTAGAGAATCAATTGGAGAAGCCCAAGGGAACaagaataaaggaagagaaaagtggCATCAGGGGAATGATTGGCAAAGCCAAGCATATGGCAAATATAAAGACAGAGCAGGAAGATGAGGCACCTGAGGAAAGCTTATATCTGAGCTCAAAGCACGTTACACACCAGACTGTCCATATAGAACAGCAAAGCAGTGAAcaacacaaatgggtggagagcATTAATGGAAGCTCTCACCCCAGTCTACAGCAGAATACCAGTGCTATTAAGAAATTACATAAATGTGATGAGTGTGGGAAATTCTTCAAATATAATTCCCGACTTGTTCAACATAAGATTATGCACACTGGGGAAAAACGCTATGAGTGTGATGACTGTGGAGGGACCTTCCGGAGCAGTTCCAGCCTACGAGTGCACAAGCGGATCCATACTGGTGAGAAGCCCTACAAGTGTgaggaatgtgggaaagcctatATGTCCTACTCCAGCCTTATAAACCACAAAAGTACCCATTCTGGGGAGAAGAACTGTAAGTGTGATGAATGTGGAAAGTCCTTCAATTACAGCTCTGTTTTGGATCAACATAAAAGGATCCACACTGGTGAGAAGCCCTATGAATGTGGGGAGTGTGGGAAGGCCTTTAGGAACAGCTCAGGTCTCAGAGTCCACAAAAGGATCCACACGGGGGAGAAGCCCTATGAATGTGACACCTGTGGGAAGACATTCAGTAATAGTTCTGGCCTTAGAGTCCACAAAAGGATCCACACGGGGGAGAAGCCCTATGAATGTGAtgagtgtgggaaagccttcattaCTTGCAGAACACTTCTAAATCACAAAAGCATCCACTTTGGAGATAAACCCTATAAATGTGATGAGTGTGAGAAGTCTTTTAATTATAGTTCTCTCCTTATTCAGCATAAAGtcattcacactggagagaaaccttatgaatgtgaCGAATGTGGGAAGGCCTTTAGGAACAGTTCAGGCCTTATAGTTCATAAAAGgattcacacaggagagaagccTTATAAGTGTGATGTCTGTGGCAAAGCCTTCAGTTATAGCTCAGGCCTTGCGGTCCATAAAAGCATTCACCCTGGCAAGAAAGCCCATGAATGCAAGGAGTGTGGAAAATCCTTCAGTTATAACTCTCTTCTTCTTCAACATAAAACcattcacactggagagagacCTTATGGATGTGAtgtatgtgggaaaacctttagaAACAATGCAGGCCTCAAAGTCCACAGAAGAATCCATACTGGTGAAAAACCTTACAAATGTGATGTGTGTGGTAAAGCGTACATCTCACGCTCTAGCCTTAAAAACCACAAAGGAATCCATCTTGGGGAGAAGCCCTATAAATGTAGCTATTGTGAGAAATCCTTCAATTACAGTTCTGCCCTTGAACAACATAAAAGGATTCATACTAGGGAGAAACCTTTTGGGTGTGATgcatgtggaaaagccttcagaaaTAATTCAGGCCTTAAAGTGCATAAGCGAATCCACACTGGGGAGAGACCTTACAAATGTgaagaatgtgggaaagcctaCATCTCACTCTCAAGCCTTATAAATCATAAAAGTGTACACCCTGGGGAGAAGCCCTATAAGTGTGATGACTGTGAGAAAGCCTTCATCACATACCGAACCCTTGTAAATCACAAAAAAATTCATCTGGGGGAAAAGCCCTACAAATGTGATGTGTGTGAGAAATCTTTTAATTACACCTCACTCCTTTCTCAACACAAAAGGGTCcacactagagagaaaccctatgaatgtgaCAGATGTGAGAAGGTCTTCAGAAACAACTCAAGCCTTAAAGTACATAAAAGAatccatactggagagaaaccctatgaatgtgaTGTGTGTGGAAAAGCCTACATCTCCCACTCAAGCCTTATTAACCATAAAAGTACCCACCCTGGCAAGACACCCTATACATGTGatgaatgtggaaaagctttTTTCTCAAGCAGAACTCTTACAAGCCATAAAAGAGTCCATCTTGGGGAGAAACCCTTCAAATGTGTTGAATGTGGGAAATCTTTTAGTTACAGCTCACTGCTTTCTCAACACAAGAGaatccacactggagagaaaccctatataTGTGACAGGTGTGGGAAGGCATTCAGAAACAGCTCAGGCCTCACAGTGCATAAAAGGATTCACACGGGCGAAAAACCTTATGAATGTGATGAGTGTGGGAAGGCATACATCTCACACTCGAGTCTTATCAATCATAAAAGCATCCATCGTGGGAAACAATCCTATAATTGTGAGTGTGGGAAATCCTTCAATTATAGATCAGTCCTTGACCAACACAAAAGGATCCACACTGGAAAGAAGCCATACAGATGTAATGCATGTGGGAAGGCTTTTAATATCAGATCAAATCTTACCAAACATAGGAGAACCCATACTGGAGAGGAATCTCTAAATGTGACAAATATGGGAAATCATAGTGTCACATTACAGAAGAGAacccttgagggagggaatgcTCTGGATGGCACCAGGATGAGACTGTCTGTAGAAGATAGAGCTTACCAAATCTCAGAGAGCACACATGGAAGAAGAACCTTATGA
- the ZFP62 gene encoding zinc finger protein 62 homolog isoform X1: protein MSHLKMRGTEDEESTETYENCGNAESKWPKIESLHKDYMQESKVGETCDWGSKLENQLEKPKGTRIKEEKSGIRGMIGKAKHMANIKTEQEDEAPEESLYLSSKHVTHQTVHIEQQSSEQHKWVESINGSSHPSLQQNTSAIKKLHKCDECGKFFKYNSRLVQHKIMHTGEKRYECDDCGGTFRSSSSLRVHKRIHTGEKPYKCEECGKAYMSYSSLINHKSTHSGEKNCKCDECGKSFNYSSVLDQHKRIHTGEKPYECGECGKAFRNSSGLRVHKRIHTGEKPYECDTCGKTFSNSSGLRVHKRIHTGEKPYECDECGKAFITCRTLLNHKSIHFGDKPYKCDECEKSFNYSSLLIQHKVIHTGEKPYECDECGKAFRNSSGLIVHKRIHTGEKPYKCDVCGKAFSYSSGLAVHKSIHPGKKAHECKECGKSFSYNSLLLQHKTIHTGERPYGCDVCGKTFRNNAGLKVHRRIHTGEKPYKCDVCGKAYISRSSLKNHKGIHLGEKPYKCSYCEKSFNYSSALEQHKRIHTREKPFGCDACGKAFRNNSGLKVHKRIHTGERPYKCEECGKAYISLSSLINHKSVHPGEKPYKCDDCEKAFITYRTLVNHKKIHLGEKPYKCDVCEKSFNYTSLLSQHKRVHTREKPYECDRCEKVFRNNSSLKVHKRIHTGEKPYECDVCGKAYISHSSLINHKSTHPGKTPYTCDECGKAFFSSRTLTSHKRVHLGEKPFKCVECGKSFSYSSLLSQHKRIHTGEKPYICDRCGKAFRNSSGLTVHKRIHTGEKPYECDECGKAYISHSSLINHKSIHRGKQSYNCECGKSFNYRSVLDQHKRIHTGKKPYRCNACGKAFNIRSNLTKHRRTHTGEESLNVTNMGNHSVTLQKRTLEGGNALDGTRMRLSVEDRAYQISESTHGRRTL, encoded by the exons A tgTCACATTTGAAGATGAGGGGTACTGAAGATGAGGAATCAACTGAAACATATGAAAACTGTGGAAATGCAGAATCTAAGTGGCCAAAAATAGAAAGTCTTCACAAGGATTATATGCAGGAATCTAAGGTTGGTGAAACTTGTGATTGGGGTAGCAAGTTAGAGAATCAATTGGAGAAGCCCAAGGGAACaagaataaaggaagagaaaagtggCATCAGGGGAATGATTGGCAAAGCCAAGCATATGGCAAATATAAAGACAGAGCAGGAAGATGAGGCACCTGAGGAAAGCTTATATCTGAGCTCAAAGCACGTTACACACCAGACTGTCCATATAGAACAGCAAAGCAGTGAAcaacacaaatgggtggagagcATTAATGGAAGCTCTCACCCCAGTCTACAGCAGAATACCAGTGCTATTAAGAAATTACATAAATGTGATGAGTGTGGGAAATTCTTCAAATATAATTCCCGACTTGTTCAACATAAGATTATGCACACTGGGGAAAAACGCTATGAGTGTGATGACTGTGGAGGGACCTTCCGGAGCAGTTCCAGCCTACGAGTGCACAAGCGGATCCATACTGGTGAGAAGCCCTACAAGTGTgaggaatgtgggaaagcctatATGTCCTACTCCAGCCTTATAAACCACAAAAGTACCCATTCTGGGGAGAAGAACTGTAAGTGTGATGAATGTGGAAAGTCCTTCAATTACAGCTCTGTTTTGGATCAACATAAAAGGATCCACACTGGTGAGAAGCCCTATGAATGTGGGGAGTGTGGGAAGGCCTTTAGGAACAGCTCAGGTCTCAGAGTCCACAAAAGGATCCACACGGGGGAGAAGCCCTATGAATGTGACACCTGTGGGAAGACATTCAGTAATAGTTCTGGCCTTAGAGTCCACAAAAGGATCCACACGGGGGAGAAGCCCTATGAATGTGAtgagtgtgggaaagccttcattaCTTGCAGAACACTTCTAAATCACAAAAGCATCCACTTTGGAGATAAACCCTATAAATGTGATGAGTGTGAGAAGTCTTTTAATTATAGTTCTCTCCTTATTCAGCATAAAGtcattcacactggagagaaaccttatgaatgtgaCGAATGTGGGAAGGCCTTTAGGAACAGTTCAGGCCTTATAGTTCATAAAAGgattcacacaggagagaagccTTATAAGTGTGATGTCTGTGGCAAAGCCTTCAGTTATAGCTCAGGCCTTGCGGTCCATAAAAGCATTCACCCTGGCAAGAAAGCCCATGAATGCAAGGAGTGTGGAAAATCCTTCAGTTATAACTCTCTTCTTCTTCAACATAAAACcattcacactggagagagacCTTATGGATGTGAtgtatgtgggaaaacctttagaAACAATGCAGGCCTCAAAGTCCACAGAAGAATCCATACTGGTGAAAAACCTTACAAATGTGATGTGTGTGGTAAAGCGTACATCTCACGCTCTAGCCTTAAAAACCACAAAGGAATCCATCTTGGGGAGAAGCCCTATAAATGTAGCTATTGTGAGAAATCCTTCAATTACAGTTCTGCCCTTGAACAACATAAAAGGATTCATACTAGGGAGAAACCTTTTGGGTGTGATgcatgtggaaaagccttcagaaaTAATTCAGGCCTTAAAGTGCATAAGCGAATCCACACTGGGGAGAGACCTTACAAATGTgaagaatgtgggaaagcctaCATCTCACTCTCAAGCCTTATAAATCATAAAAGTGTACACCCTGGGGAGAAGCCCTATAAGTGTGATGACTGTGAGAAAGCCTTCATCACATACCGAACCCTTGTAAATCACAAAAAAATTCATCTGGGGGAAAAGCCCTACAAATGTGATGTGTGTGAGAAATCTTTTAATTACACCTCACTCCTTTCTCAACACAAAAGGGTCcacactagagagaaaccctatgaatgtgaCAGATGTGAGAAGGTCTTCAGAAACAACTCAAGCCTTAAAGTACATAAAAGAatccatactggagagaaaccctatgaatgtgaTGTGTGTGGAAAAGCCTACATCTCCCACTCAAGCCTTATTAACCATAAAAGTACCCACCCTGGCAAGACACCCTATACATGTGatgaatgtggaaaagctttTTTCTCAAGCAGAACTCTTACAAGCCATAAAAGAGTCCATCTTGGGGAGAAACCCTTCAAATGTGTTGAATGTGGGAAATCTTTTAGTTACAGCTCACTGCTTTCTCAACACAAGAGaatccacactggagagaaaccctatataTGTGACAGGTGTGGGAAGGCATTCAGAAACAGCTCAGGCCTCACAGTGCATAAAAGGATTCACACGGGCGAAAAACCTTATGAATGTGATGAGTGTGGGAAGGCATACATCTCACACTCGAGTCTTATCAATCATAAAAGCATCCATCGTGGGAAACAATCCTATAATTGTGAGTGTGGGAAATCCTTCAATTATAGATCAGTCCTTGACCAACACAAAAGGATCCACACTGGAAAGAAGCCATACAGATGTAATGCATGTGGGAAGGCTTTTAATATCAGATCAAATCTTACCAAACATAGGAGAACCCATACTGGAGAGGAATCTCTAAATGTGACAAATATGGGAAATCATAGTGTCACATTACAGAAGAGAacccttgagggagggaatgcTCTGGATGGCACCAGGATGAGACTGTCTGTAGAAGATAGAGCTTACCAAATCTCAGAGAGCACACATGGAAGAAGAACCTTATGA